A single genomic interval of Salinarchaeum sp. IM2453 harbors:
- the cbiT gene encoding precorrin-6Y C5,15-methyltransferase (decarboxylating) subunit CbiT, with protein sequence MGSISLPHDAPAGPTKPEIRAVLIDKFNLDDDDHFVDVGSCTGAVSIAAARHAGKVTAIERNPNSVKATQKNIAANQTSAPVTVHQAEAPEAFPDEADAVFIGGSRNYIEVIDKALASGADRIIMNVARIERAGCAIETFRERDILADVLQIRVDHGYTLAGETAFENLDAVYMIIGSTTGDTI encoded by the coding sequence ATGGGGTCGATTTCACTACCACACGACGCACCTGCAGGCCCAACTAAGCCTGAGATACGAGCAGTACTTATTGACAAATTCAATCTCGATGATGATGATCACTTTGTTGATGTCGGGTCATGCACTGGTGCTGTGAGTATCGCTGCCGCACGGCACGCAGGAAAGGTGACGGCCATTGAGAGAAACCCTAACAGTGTTAAAGCAACACAAAAGAATATTGCAGCAAATCAAACCTCGGCCCCAGTTACGGTGCATCAGGCTGAAGCACCTGAGGCGTTCCCTGATGAGGCTGATGCTGTCTTCATCGGTGGATCTCGTAACTATATCGAAGTTATCGACAAAGCGCTTGCATCTGGTGCAGATCGAATCATTATGAATGTAGCCCGTATTGAACGTGCTGGGTGTGCAATTGAGACATTTCGAGAACGTGACATTCTAGCCGACGTGCTACAAATCCGAGTTGACCACGGATACACACTAGCTGGTGAGACGGCGTTTGAGAACTTAGATGCTGTGTATATGATTATTGGCTCAACAACAGGTGATACAATATGA
- a CDS encoding cobalt-factor II C(20)-methyltransferase, translating to MKLYGIGVGPGDPQLLTIRGKRVLEQVDTVFIPGDLAQTIISGYVSASNIVEIQFPMTTDKDKLQKAWQTAADHVVEKTDDKAAFVTIGDPSIYSTFGHLRRALRNNHSTIDIEVIPGVSAATAFASAFDVDVVSGTNLMLAEAPNGTAPTGPDQMVLLKITDVPTTHSKLTEAGYDVWYGRRLFMEDESTVITQNPDDLEDRDYFTLGYARHQDIRFPSIGGGENNGT from the coding sequence ATGAAATTATATGGTATCGGAGTGGGCCCAGGAGACCCACAATTGCTAACAATTCGTGGGAAAAGAGTGCTTGAACAAGTTGATACAGTGTTTATACCTGGTGACCTTGCCCAAACAATTATTTCTGGGTATGTTTCTGCATCCAATATCGTTGAGATCCAATTTCCAATGACGACGGATAAGGATAAACTTCAGAAAGCGTGGCAGACAGCAGCTGATCATGTGGTTGAAAAAACAGATGACAAAGCTGCATTCGTTACGATCGGTGACCCGTCAATTTATTCCACGTTTGGTCACTTGCGGCGAGCACTGCGAAACAATCATTCCACAATTGATATCGAAGTTATTCCAGGGGTTAGTGCTGCGACCGCATTTGCCAGTGCGTTTGATGTTGATGTCGTTAGTGGTACAAATCTCATGTTAGCTGAAGCCCCTAATGGTACTGCACCAACTGGACCAGATCAAATGGTCCTTCTGAAAATCACTGACGTTCCAACAACTCATTCGAAGTTGACCGAAGCTGGATACGATGTTTGGTATGGTAGACGGTTATTTATGGAAGATGAATCAACAGTTATCACGCAGAACCCAGATGATCTTGAGGATCGCGATTACTTTACTCTTGGATATGCTCGACATCAAGATATTCGGTTTCCGTCTATAGGTGGAGGTGAGAATAATGGGACCTAA
- the cobM gene encoding precorrin-4 C(11)-methyltransferase — translation MGPNQTNHERSVGDRKNGIPFIGAGPGNPGLLTVTGRQLLENADLVVYAGSLVNSDILSAYCSSAEQVSSASKELDEIISVLATAYNNGKSVVRLHSGDPAIYGAIVEQIDELEKRDIPTYIVPGVTAAFAGSAALQTQLTLPEVANHVVITRPHGETLEEKQDRISEFVGMNDTTTCVYLGTHAIEDIMDRLIADGHDPQTPVAVIYRASWPEEDVITGTVTTIAEEVNAAGYNRSAVMLIGKAVTKANYARSSLYSDWQHKQNTDEVGSNGDRDE, via the coding sequence ATGGGACCTAACCAGACGAACCACGAGCGGTCCGTTGGCGACCGGAAAAACGGTATTCCATTTATTGGTGCTGGTCCAGGAAATCCTGGATTGCTAACCGTTACTGGTCGACAACTGTTAGAAAATGCTGACCTCGTTGTCTACGCTGGGTCACTCGTCAACAGTGATATCCTCTCTGCTTATTGTTCAAGTGCTGAACAGGTATCCAGTGCATCAAAAGAGTTAGACGAGATCATCTCAGTGTTAGCTACTGCGTATAACAATGGGAAATCCGTTGTTCGGCTCCACAGTGGCGACCCGGCAATCTATGGTGCAATTGTCGAGCAGATCGATGAACTTGAGAAGCGAGATATTCCTACATATATCGTCCCTGGCGTAACTGCTGCCTTTGCAGGGAGTGCTGCGCTCCAGACACAACTTACGTTACCAGAGGTTGCTAATCACGTCGTGATAACCCGACCCCATGGAGAGACATTGGAGGAAAAACAGGATCGCATCAGTGAGTTTGTTGGAATGAATGATACAACGACCTGTGTTTACCTTGGAACACATGCGATTGAGGATATTATGGATCGACTCATAGCCGATGGACATGACCCACAGACACCTGTGGCGGTAATCTACCGGGCCTCTTGGCCAGAAGAAGACGTGATTACTGGCACAGTTACGACAATTGCCGAAGAGGTCAATGCAGCTGGATATAACCGGTCTGCTGTCATGCTCATTGGCAAGGCTGTTACCAAGGCTAACTATGCACGGTCGTCACTATACAGTGACTGGCAGCACAAGCAAAACACCGATGAGGTTGGCTCTAACGGTGATCGAGATGAGTGA
- the cbiG gene encoding cobalt-precorrin 5A hydrolase, whose product MSDTTLSSDAQITIITFDRTQPLADEILSLLRPTYNIQAVPYESSVFEDYWKSTDCFICLMASGITIRKIAPLIDSKWEDPAVVTVDSNGTYAVPLLGGHHGANQIANELRSLDIIPAVTTASEIAGRQSVEQHADTLNATIENRPSTVATNLAILEDNLAPIVRVDGPSAVLVDDQTTVLSRNVNDGVVIGTGSKSGATKEQFLSAWQSTLATADLSFEDVECIATGTCKQDESGLFSAAQQLDLGVVCFDKNTLSQHQGPSESKAAEILNWPGIAEASAIAAGQDHELLVKKQQHEKTVTVAVAR is encoded by the coding sequence ATGAGTGATACAACCCTCAGTAGTGACGCTCAGATTACTATCATAACATTTGACCGAACTCAGCCGCTTGCAGATGAAATCCTCTCATTGCTACGGCCCACTTATAACATCCAAGCAGTCCCTTACGAGTCTTCTGTGTTTGAAGATTACTGGAAATCAACGGATTGTTTTATCTGCTTGATGGCAAGTGGCATTACAATTCGGAAGATAGCACCCCTAATAGACAGCAAGTGGGAAGATCCAGCAGTGGTAACTGTTGACTCAAATGGGACATATGCAGTACCATTGCTTGGCGGGCACCATGGAGCAAATCAAATAGCAAACGAATTGAGATCACTAGATATAATCCCAGCTGTTACAACTGCATCTGAAATTGCTGGTAGACAAAGCGTAGAACAACATGCGGACACTCTCAACGCTACAATTGAAAATCGCCCATCGACTGTTGCGACAAATCTAGCAATTCTTGAAGACAATCTTGCGCCAATTGTCCGTGTCGATGGCCCGAGTGCTGTTCTTGTGGACGACCAAACAACAGTTCTTAGCCGCAATGTAAATGACGGAGTTGTCATTGGTACTGGAAGTAAATCAGGAGCTACGAAGGAACAATTTCTCAGTGCTTGGCAGTCAACACTTGCTACAGCTGACCTTTCGTTTGAGGATGTTGAGTGTATCGCTACGGGTACGTGCAAACAAGACGAATCAGGATTATTTTCTGCGGCACAGCAATTGGATTTAGGCGTTGTCTGCTTTGACAAGAACACACTCTCACAGCATCAAGGTCCGTCTGAATCAAAAGCAGCCGAGATATTAAACTGGCCAGGTATCGCGGAAGCAAGTGCAATCGCCGCTGGACAGGACCATGAACTGTTGGTCAAGAAGCAGCAGCATGAGAAGACAGTAACGGTGGCGGTTGCACGATGA
- a CDS encoding precorrin-3B C(17)-methyltransferase: MTENTGKLYVVGIGPGLPEQMTTQAQEIIKTADCIIAAPLYQQFLRQGNIISQTETERTPDVLDSSMDRQSELATEAFQRVREGQTVVHISGGDPNVYGKSDLLFIIAQQQNITDIPIEVIPGVTAGLSGAAKLGAPLSSDFCTISLGSNWRDWTEIETKIQAAAEGGFVIVLYNCWRNYSQAIDVLQAVHAPETPVAVFSDIGRKDAGRHPNGEDHHITTLGDIDEINSHINGMSTSILVGNENTVIWSNNHRKYLITPRGTEVPEKFQQSL; this comes from the coding sequence ATGACTGAAAATACTGGTAAGCTCTACGTTGTGGGTATTGGACCTGGGCTTCCTGAGCAGATGACCACCCAAGCACAAGAAATAATTAAAACTGCCGACTGTATTATCGCAGCTCCACTTTACCAGCAATTCCTCCGGCAGGGAAATATTATTTCTCAAACAGAAACGGAGCGTACTCCTGACGTGCTTGACTCTTCAATGGACCGACAATCAGAGCTAGCAACAGAGGCGTTCCAACGAGTAAGAGAAGGACAAACCGTAGTTCACATCTCTGGCGGTGATCCGAATGTATACGGTAAATCTGACCTTCTGTTTATCATTGCCCAACAGCAGAATATCACGGATATTCCAATTGAGGTTATCCCCGGTGTTACTGCCGGACTAAGTGGTGCCGCAAAGCTTGGTGCTCCACTTTCAAGCGACTTCTGTACAATCTCTCTGGGAAGTAACTGGCGGGATTGGACTGAAATTGAAACCAAAATACAGGCTGCTGCCGAAGGCGGATTCGTTATTGTGCTGTACAATTGCTGGCGAAACTATAGTCAGGCTATTGATGTATTGCAGGCTGTTCATGCTCCAGAGACGCCTGTCGCAGTTTTCTCCGATATAGGTCGCAAAGACGCCGGCCGTCATCCAAACGGGGAAGATCATCATATCACTACGTTAGGTGACATAGATGAGATTAATTCACACATCAATGGAATGTCTACCTCAATCTTAGTCGGTAATGAAAATACTGTCATTTGGTCGAATAACCATCGGAAGTACCTTATCACACCTCGAGGTACAGAGGTGCCAGAGAAATTTCAACAGTCGCTATGA
- the cobJ gene encoding precorrin-3B C(17)-methyltransferase, producing the protein MTTTQHSSDSELNGHIFAIGIGPGSLSGMTQRAHSALRSVDAIVGYSTYVELLPDEILESTETVHQTAMGGEVSRTEKAIDYAETGKEVALIGSGDPNVYALAGLALEILESRSATDIEFTVVPGVPAAQSCAARLGAPLVTDTVSISLSDYLVPADQILSKLRAVAAEEFAIAIYNPWSSRRTGMFQQACDILLEHRSPSTLVGIVQNAGRDEERTRIIELSDLLSAGDTDLIDMRTTVLIGTTETYEWNGHMITPRGYEQKYDY; encoded by the coding sequence ATGACAACTACACAACACAGTTCTGATTCTGAATTGAACGGACATATTTTTGCCATCGGCATTGGTCCCGGGAGCCTCTCAGGAATGACTCAGCGAGCACACAGCGCCCTGAGATCAGTTGACGCTATTGTTGGATACAGTACGTACGTGGAATTACTTCCGGATGAGATTCTTGAATCCACAGAAACAGTCCATCAAACAGCGATGGGTGGTGAAGTATCCCGTACAGAGAAAGCTATTGACTATGCAGAAACCGGCAAGGAGGTTGCACTCATTGGTAGTGGCGATCCGAATGTGTATGCACTTGCAGGTTTAGCGCTTGAGATTTTAGAATCACGATCGGCCACAGATATTGAATTTACTGTTGTTCCAGGAGTTCCAGCAGCCCAATCATGTGCTGCTCGGCTGGGAGCACCGCTGGTTACTGATACGGTAAGTATTAGCCTCTCTGATTATCTTGTTCCAGCCGATCAAATATTATCTAAACTGCGTGCCGTTGCTGCTGAAGAGTTTGCGATTGCAATTTATAATCCATGGAGTTCTCGTAGAACAGGGATGTTTCAGCAAGCGTGTGATATCCTGCTTGAACACCGCTCTCCATCGACGTTGGTCGGAATTGTACAAAACGCAGGGAGAGACGAAGAGAGAACTCGAATTATCGAACTTTCCGACCTTTTGTCGGCCGGAGATACCGATCTGATTGATATGCGGACAACTGTGTTGATTGGAACAACTGAGACCTACGAGTGGAATGGGCATATGATCACCCCACGCGGATACGAACAAAAATATGACTACTGA
- a CDS encoding sirohydrochlorin chelatase — MTTDHDEAILLIGHGSPEEQANSQVETIVEAFDQHIDVPVQAAFVEQAHPAVDEAIISLADDYDEIVVLPLLLFGAKHVKIDIPLKIEQARKEITGATVRYGSHLGVHAGMIDLVANRIAVAESELEADRISDEIAVVFCPKGSSDPDANADTYKFARLLYEGREFTTVNPAFLTMTDPVLDDVLHMTANQSPDAIIVVPYMFGDGVLTERIRNQADDFTAEYSDIEVTTTNVVGSDVDLIDVLIDRWKEARGDAVSMSCDTCQYRMTLADLETEVGGKDALIQAIEHQHAHDHDHGHSHDHSHGHTHSH; from the coding sequence ATGACTACTGATCATGACGAGGCCATCCTCCTTATTGGCCACGGATCACCAGAAGAACAGGCAAACAGCCAGGTTGAGACGATTGTAGAAGCATTTGACCAGCATATTGATGTGCCGGTTCAAGCTGCGTTCGTTGAACAAGCCCACCCAGCAGTTGACGAGGCAATCATCTCATTAGCCGATGACTATGACGAGATCGTTGTCCTTCCGTTGTTATTGTTTGGTGCGAAGCACGTTAAGATAGATATCCCTCTTAAGATAGAACAAGCTCGAAAAGAAATCACTGGGGCTACTGTTCGATATGGATCACATCTCGGCGTGCACGCTGGAATGATTGATTTAGTTGCAAATCGAATCGCAGTTGCCGAGTCAGAACTCGAAGCTGACCGCATATCTGATGAAATTGCTGTCGTGTTCTGTCCTAAGGGGTCCAGTGACCCAGATGCAAATGCAGATACATATAAATTTGCTCGGTTACTCTATGAAGGAAGAGAATTCACGACGGTTAACCCTGCTTTCCTTACGATGACTGATCCGGTACTTGATGATGTTCTCCACATGACGGCAAACCAATCCCCCGACGCAATCATCGTTGTACCGTACATGTTCGGAGACGGTGTACTAACAGAACGAATCCGAAATCAGGCTGATGATTTTACAGCGGAATATAGTGATATAGAGGTAACAACTACGAATGTCGTCGGGAGCGATGTTGATCTGATTGATGTCCTTATTGACCGGTGGAAAGAAGCAAGAGGTGATGCTGTCAGTATGTCTTGTGACACATGTCAATACCGAATGACACTTGCTGATCTCGAAACTGAGGTAGGTGGTAAAGATGCACTTATCCAAGCGATTGAGCACCAACACGCACATGATCATGACCACGGTCACAGCCATGATCACAGTCATGGACATACACACAGTCATTGA
- a CDS encoding VWA domain-containing protein, protein MVGLEDSDAYLPFPAIVGQEDLKQALLVLAVNDSLDGLLIRGEKGTAKSTAVRALSEVLPEQKVISDCPYGCDPENPELQCEDCQSRDDVPVDTRPVPLVTLPLGATRERVVGTLSVSDALSGDATFDPGLLAQANRGILYVDEVNLLDDHLVDVLLDAAASGINRVEREGMSITHPASFMLVGTMNPEEGDLRPQFKDRFAMQVSVQGAEEIDERVTVIDRALNQEAVTESHQDEVSKLREQISHARERLSDVDLPDSLRREIATLCRNAGVDGHRADIATARGSLALAALNERTRVTASDIHTAARLALPHRLQSSPFEEQPDVEDVLENDLNDNSDEQDSASNRDGNDETRNRDPKKDANGKNDNVSPDIDGDSTSAEKNGSDSDRGVSQGSLKDNDQYSDKSISEANEQSTELTDVGSLSVDFPDTDPESTSETGRLASVADAANTGAKIRTEQADNADDIDVSASIRQAAQRGDTELSKSDLQTSVKEGQETALVVFVVDASASMKPAIRTAKSVVMELLKDSYQNRDEIAFITFAGEDADIVLPPTDSVALAARHLKELPLGDKTPLPAGLNTAAKLLSDVSPAKGTIVLVTDGKANTATGDITEATESAARNLTEKAAKLLLVDTSDNTDYAGVTDQIVKFPNTTRISIEELSAEYVEKTLQ, encoded by the coding sequence ATGGTTGGTTTGGAGGATTCAGATGCCTACCTCCCGTTCCCAGCGATTGTTGGGCAGGAGGACCTCAAACAGGCATTACTCGTGCTTGCAGTGAACGATTCACTTGATGGGTTGTTGATCCGGGGAGAAAAAGGGACCGCAAAGTCAACAGCAGTTCGGGCTCTTTCTGAAGTTCTTCCAGAGCAGAAGGTAATCTCAGACTGTCCTTATGGATGTGATCCAGAGAATCCAGAACTACAATGTGAAGACTGCCAGAGTCGTGATGACGTACCTGTTGATACACGACCAGTGCCACTCGTAACATTGCCTCTTGGAGCAACTCGTGAGCGGGTAGTTGGAACACTCTCAGTCTCGGATGCTCTCTCAGGAGATGCAACATTTGATCCAGGACTGCTTGCGCAGGCTAATCGGGGAATACTGTATGTTGATGAAGTAAATCTTCTCGATGATCATCTCGTTGATGTTCTTCTTGATGCCGCAGCGAGTGGAATCAATCGTGTAGAGCGGGAAGGTATGAGTATTACTCACCCTGCGTCATTCATGCTTGTTGGCACGATGAATCCTGAAGAAGGAGACCTCCGACCGCAGTTCAAAGATCGGTTTGCTATGCAAGTATCGGTACAGGGGGCTGAAGAGATTGATGAAAGGGTTACGGTAATTGATCGGGCGCTCAATCAAGAAGCGGTTACGGAGTCCCACCAAGATGAAGTCAGCAAACTCAGGGAGCAAATCAGTCACGCCAGAGAACGGTTATCAGATGTTGATTTACCTGATTCACTGCGTCGAGAAATCGCAACTCTGTGTCGAAATGCAGGAGTTGATGGGCACCGAGCAGATATTGCTACTGCTCGGGGCTCGTTAGCACTTGCCGCGCTTAATGAACGAACACGGGTAACAGCGTCAGATATCCATACTGCAGCTCGTTTAGCACTTCCTCACCGTCTTCAGAGTTCCCCGTTTGAGGAGCAGCCAGACGTTGAAGATGTGCTCGAGAACGACCTAAATGATAATTCCGATGAGCAAGATTCAGCATCTAATCGTGATGGCAATGATGAGACACGCAACCGAGATCCAAAAAAAGACGCCAATGGTAAGAATGACAATGTTTCCCCGGACATAGATGGGGACTCAACAAGTGCAGAAAAGAACGGATCAGATTCGGACAGAGGTGTAAGTCAAGGATCGTTAAAGGATAATGATCAATATTCAGATAAGTCTATCTCAGAAGCTAACGAGCAGTCAACGGAGCTAACAGATGTTGGTTCACTTTCAGTGGATTTTCCTGATACAGATCCAGAGAGCACATCAGAAACTGGACGGCTTGCATCCGTTGCAGACGCAGCAAATACAGGGGCAAAAATCAGAACTGAGCAAGCTGACAATGCGGACGATATTGATGTATCTGCATCAATTCGCCAGGCTGCACAACGTGGAGATACAGAGCTTTCCAAATCGGATTTACAAACGTCCGTAAAAGAGGGTCAGGAAACTGCTCTTGTTGTATTCGTTGTTGATGCGAGTGCATCGATGAAACCGGCGATACGAACGGCAAAAAGCGTAGTTATGGAACTGCTCAAAGATAGCTATCAGAACCGAGATGAGATCGCGTTTATAACGTTTGCAGGAGAAGATGCTGACATTGTGTTACCACCAACGGACAGTGTAGCACTTGCTGCCCGCCATCTGAAGGAACTGCCACTAGGTGACAAAACACCATTGCCAGCAGGGTTAAACACAGCAGCCAAGCTACTTTCTGATGTCAGCCCAGCTAAAGGTACTATAGTATTGGTAACTGATGGAAAAGCAAACACGGCCACCGGAGATATAACTGAAGCAACGGAATCTGCTGCGAGGAACCTTACCGAAAAAGCCGCTAAATTACTTCTTGTGGACACCAGCGATAATACTGATTATGCCGGAGTAACCGATCAAATAGTGAAGTTCCCAAATACTACCCGAATTTCGATTGAGGAACTCTCAGCTGAATACGTTGAAAAGACGCTACAATAA